A single genomic interval of Nonomuraea rubra harbors:
- a CDS encoding HAMP domain-containing protein: MGDSTVGTSHSSARGKRARGPGEAGEEPELRRLLAGLTAVRDGDFRTRLPDDADGLLGEIASVFNGMVDQLSLFTSEVTRVAREVGTEGRLGGQAEVPGVSGTWKDLTESVNAMAGNLTDQVRSIAQVTTAVARGDLSQKITVHARGEILELKNTVNTMVDQLSSFAAEVTRVAREVGTDGRLGGQADVKGVAGTWRALTDSVNFMAGNLTDQVRNISQVATAVARGDLSQRITVSARGEILELKNTLNTMVDQLSSFADEVTRVAREVGTEGNLGGQATVRGVSGTWKDLTENVNVMASNLTNQVRSIAQVATAVARGDLSQKITVEAKGEVAALAQTINTMVDTLSAFADEVTRVAREVGTEGQLGGQARVPNVAGTWKNLTDNVNSMADNLTNQVRSIAQVTTAVARGDLTRKIDVDARGEILELKTTINTMVDQLSSFAAEVTRVAREVGSEGRLGGQAEVEGVSGTWKRLTENVNELAGNLTRQVRAIAEVTSAVTSGDLTRSITVDAEGELADLKDNINSMVKSLRETTSANEQQDWLKSNLASMSGLMQGHRDLATVAELVMNELAPLVSAQYGAFFLADESELQLISAYGYPADPERPTRFRIGEALVGQAARSRRTIAMTDLPPGYITISSGLGSADPTSVIVLPIVVEEQVLGVIELASVQAFTPVHRAFLDQLMETIGVNLNTIVANARTDELLKESQRLASELQARSEELQSQQEELQRSNAELEEKATLLARQNQDIETKNLEIEQARQELEARAHQLSLASTYKSEFLANMSHELRTPLNSLLILAQLLAQNHTRNLTPKQVEYAGIIHSAGSDLLQLINDILDLSKVEAGKMDINPEWVQLRKLLDYVEATFRPMTGQKSLAFRVTTAPGVPAELLTDDSRLRQVLGNLLSNAVKFTETGSVELRIEPAAPSELPASVRANGPALALRVADTGVGIPEQQLEVIFGAFQQADGTTSRKYGGTGLGLSICREIAYLLGGAITVQSAPGQGSVFTLFLPVARPGFEPGEGVVPAGGGEPAQPAERAPVAARRLLVIEERRNGLLSLVSESVVGDLAGTHDHEGTMEVVTAAGTEEAAALLDGAPCHCIVLDLSMPDLSAYHLLDLMDRDPRLHGVPVLAYNSWRSHAQQEVSLEHQPLELLSSLDELRERIALHLTADQPGDVLPLVRTGTVGAAAAREIDNTLAGRTVLVVDDDARNLYALTSMLEIHGINVLHAENGRRGIDTLTAHAETDLVLMDVMMPEMDGYTATETIRSMPQYADLPIIAVTAKAMPGDQEKSLAAGASDYVTKPVDADHLIERIQHWMNPS; the protein is encoded by the coding sequence ATGGGCGACTCCACCGTCGGCACGTCCCATTCGTCCGCGCGTGGCAAGCGCGCCCGAGGCCCTGGAGAGGCCGGCGAGGAGCCCGAGCTACGCCGGCTCCTGGCGGGGCTGACGGCCGTCAGGGACGGCGACTTCCGCACCAGGCTCCCCGACGACGCCGACGGGCTGCTCGGCGAGATCGCCTCGGTCTTCAACGGCATGGTGGATCAGCTCTCCCTGTTCACCTCCGAGGTGACGCGGGTGGCCCGCGAGGTCGGCACGGAAGGAAGGCTGGGCGGCCAGGCCGAGGTGCCGGGGGTCTCCGGCACTTGGAAGGACCTCACCGAGTCCGTCAACGCGATGGCGGGCAACCTCACCGACCAGGTACGCAGCATCGCCCAGGTCACCACGGCGGTGGCCAGGGGCGACCTGTCGCAGAAGATCACCGTGCACGCGCGCGGCGAGATCCTGGAGCTCAAGAACACCGTCAACACGATGGTCGACCAGCTCTCCTCGTTCGCCGCGGAGGTCACCCGGGTGGCCCGCGAGGTCGGCACCGACGGCAGGCTCGGCGGCCAGGCGGACGTCAAGGGCGTGGCCGGCACCTGGCGGGCGCTCACCGACTCGGTCAACTTCATGGCCGGCAACCTCACCGACCAGGTACGCAACATCTCCCAGGTCGCCACCGCCGTGGCCAGGGGCGACCTGTCGCAGCGGATCACGGTCTCGGCCCGCGGCGAGATCCTGGAGCTGAAGAACACCCTGAACACGATGGTCGACCAGCTCTCCTCGTTCGCCGACGAGGTGACCAGGGTGGCCCGCGAGGTCGGCACCGAGGGCAACCTGGGCGGCCAGGCCACGGTCAGGGGCGTGTCCGGCACCTGGAAGGACCTGACGGAGAACGTCAACGTCATGGCCTCCAACCTGACCAACCAGGTACGCAGCATCGCCCAGGTGGCCACCGCCGTGGCCCGCGGCGACCTGTCGCAGAAGATCACCGTCGAGGCCAAGGGCGAGGTCGCGGCCCTGGCGCAGACGATCAACACGATGGTCGACACGCTCAGCGCGTTCGCCGACGAGGTGACCAGGGTGGCCCGCGAGGTCGGCACCGAGGGCCAGCTCGGCGGCCAGGCCCGCGTCCCGAACGTGGCCGGCACCTGGAAGAACCTCACCGACAACGTCAACTCCATGGCCGACAACCTGACCAACCAGGTACGCAGCATCGCCCAGGTCACCACGGCGGTGGCCAGGGGCGACCTGACCCGCAAGATCGACGTGGACGCCCGCGGCGAGATCCTGGAGCTGAAGACCACGATCAACACGATGGTGGACCAGCTCTCGTCGTTCGCCGCCGAGGTGACCAGGGTGGCCAGGGAGGTCGGCAGCGAGGGCAGGCTCGGCGGCCAGGCCGAGGTCGAGGGCGTGTCCGGCACCTGGAAGCGGCTGACGGAGAACGTCAACGAGCTGGCGGGCAACCTCACCCGCCAGGTCCGCGCCATCGCCGAGGTGACCAGCGCGGTCACCTCCGGCGACCTGACCAGGTCGATCACCGTGGACGCCGAGGGCGAGCTGGCCGACCTGAAGGACAACATCAACTCGATGGTGAAGTCGCTGCGCGAGACGACCAGCGCCAACGAGCAGCAGGACTGGCTGAAGTCCAACCTGGCCAGCATGTCGGGCCTCATGCAGGGCCACCGCGACCTGGCCACGGTGGCCGAGCTGGTGATGAACGAGCTGGCGCCGCTGGTCTCGGCCCAGTACGGCGCGTTCTTCCTGGCCGACGAGAGCGAGCTGCAGCTCATCAGCGCCTACGGCTACCCGGCCGACCCGGAGCGGCCGACCCGGTTCAGGATCGGCGAGGCGCTGGTCGGGCAGGCGGCGCGCAGCCGCAGGACGATCGCGATGACCGACCTGCCGCCCGGCTACATCACGATCTCCTCGGGGCTGGGCAGCGCCGACCCGACGTCGGTGATCGTGCTGCCCATCGTGGTCGAGGAGCAGGTGCTGGGCGTGATCGAGCTGGCCTCGGTGCAGGCGTTCACGCCGGTGCACCGGGCCTTCCTCGACCAGCTCATGGAGACCATCGGCGTCAACCTCAACACGATCGTGGCCAACGCGCGTACCGACGAGCTGCTCAAGGAGTCGCAGCGGCTGGCCTCGGAGCTGCAGGCCCGCTCGGAGGAGCTGCAGAGCCAGCAGGAGGAGCTGCAGCGTTCCAACGCCGAGCTGGAGGAGAAGGCGACGCTGCTGGCCCGCCAGAACCAGGACATCGAGACCAAGAACCTGGAGATCGAGCAGGCCAGGCAGGAGCTGGAGGCGCGGGCGCACCAGCTCTCGCTGGCCTCCACGTACAAGAGCGAGTTCCTCGCCAACATGAGCCACGAGCTGCGCACCCCGCTCAACTCGCTGCTCATCCTGGCCCAGCTGCTGGCCCAGAACCACACCCGCAACCTGACGCCCAAGCAGGTGGAGTACGCCGGGATCATCCACTCGGCCGGCTCGGACCTGCTCCAGCTCATCAACGACATCCTCGACCTGTCGAAGGTCGAGGCGGGCAAGATGGACATCAACCCCGAGTGGGTACAGCTCCGCAAGCTGCTCGACTACGTGGAGGCCACCTTCCGGCCCATGACGGGCCAGAAGAGCCTCGCCTTCCGCGTCACCACCGCGCCGGGCGTGCCCGCCGAGCTGCTCACCGACGACTCGCGGCTGCGGCAGGTGCTGGGCAACCTGCTCTCGAACGCCGTCAAGTTCACCGAGACGGGCAGCGTGGAGCTGCGCATCGAGCCGGCCGCGCCGTCCGAGCTGCCCGCGTCCGTACGCGCGAACGGCCCGGCCCTCGCGCTGCGCGTCGCCGACACCGGGGTGGGCATCCCCGAGCAGCAGCTGGAGGTCATCTTCGGCGCGTTCCAGCAGGCGGACGGCACGACGAGCCGAAAGTACGGCGGCACCGGGCTCGGCCTGTCGATCTGCCGCGAGATCGCCTACCTGCTGGGCGGCGCCATCACCGTGCAGAGCGCGCCGGGCCAGGGCAGCGTGTTCACGCTGTTCCTGCCGGTGGCGCGGCCGGGGTTCGAGCCGGGTGAGGGGGTCGTGCCGGCGGGGGGCGGCGAGCCCGCGCAGCCGGCGGAGCGGGCGCCGGTGGCCGCGCGGCGGCTGCTGGTCATCGAGGAACGGCGCAACGGGCTGCTGTCGCTGGTCTCCGAGAGCGTCGTGGGGGACCTGGCGGGCACGCACGACCACGAGGGGACGATGGAGGTCGTCACGGCGGCGGGCACGGAGGAGGCGGCCGCCCTGCTCGACGGCGCTCCCTGCCACTGCATCGTGCTGGACCTCAGCATGCCGGACCTGTCGGCCTATCACCTGCTGGACCTCATGGACCGCGACCCGCGCCTGCACGGCGTGCCGGTGCTCGCGTACAACAGCTGGCGCTCGCACGCGCAGCAGGAGGTCAGCCTGGAGCACCAGCCGCTGGAGCTGCTGTCCAGCCTGGACGAGCTGCGCGAGCGCATCGCGCTGCACCTGACCGCCGACCAGCCGGGCGACGTGCTGCCCCTGGTCAGGACCGGGACCGTGGGCGCGGCCGCCGCCCGCGAGATCGACAACACGCTCGCCGGGCGCACCGTGCTGGTGGTGGACGACGACGCCCGCAACCTGTACGCGCTGACGAGCATGCTGGAGATCCACGGCATCAACGTGCTGCACGCCGAGAACGGCCGCCGGGGCATCGACACGCTGACCGCGCACGCGGAGACCGACCTGGTCCTAATGGACGTGATGATGCCGGAGATGGACGGCTACACGGCGACGGAGACGATCAGGTCCATGCCGCAGTACGCCGACCTGCCGATCATCGCGGTCACCGCCAAGGCGATGCCGGGCGACCAGGAGAAGAGCCTGGCGGCGGGGGCCAGCGACTACGTGACCAAGCCGGTGGACGCCGACCATCTCATCGAACGCATCCAGCACTGGATGAACCCGTCCTGA
- a CDS encoding SpoIIE family protein phosphatase yields the protein MHSDDQATPHPDPRASDEHDEHDEHDGREEAVGEGDLGRLAATVERLRRQAERARREAAGHALIELAKGVLLERLQCGPAQAAEQLATLAGKAGVSRLEVAADLVNEVARDRIGEAGESDPAISVRLRAAESAALGARDTQVVAVALLEHALAPLGATAVAVWAAEPGAALSLAGYAGFGPEEARRWRHVPPGVLTPAGRSLTERRTIWHADAGLPAVGRPVAGGGRVTVPMTRAGRVLGVLEICWPHALPPHPPRLERQIEAMAELCAHTLDAPFAPLAPSAPALAEVVDLADALPDPALVLQAHLDARGEPADFRIRHVNERISGGDGLLLEAYPLVAGGLLLETYPRAAGGLLTRLLQVHATGRPFRAERMALGLSTTGVADVSLTRHGDSVLMVWRDHDEDARMAGLLAHAQRLGRIGGFEENGVTGQITWNAQLYSLYGLAPGDRPVPLERLRDHAHPDDEVAIGRFLRTVLHHRRFAAVAFRLVRPDGITRHMRVVAEPVFGPEGRFMAVRGAYQDISSQHWTEVALAVTRDQLAHTEERSAASNRLALQLQQAIMPPSHGTMDSFGLHIAVRYRPAQKEDLVGGDWYDAVALPSRRVLLSVGDVAGHGVEAATGMVILRNALRGLATTGAGPAQIMDWLNQVAHHLADRMTATAVCALYDPPTRMLRWARAGHLPPILLRDGSGSELPMVRGPLLGAFTDARYEEGRLQLRAEDTLLLYTDGLIERRDHNLRHAQDQLLTIARRSAATLDHRLDDLLTHCNSDTDDDTCLIGVHLS from the coding sequence GTGCACTCAGACGACCAGGCGACTCCTCACCCCGACCCGCGCGCCTCCGACGAGCATGACGAGCATGACGAGCATGACGGCCGTGAGGAGGCCGTGGGGGAAGGTGATCTGGGGAGGCTGGCGGCGACCGTCGAGCGGTTGCGGCGGCAGGCCGAGCGGGCGCGCCGGGAGGCCGCCGGCCACGCCCTGATCGAGCTGGCCAAGGGCGTCCTGCTGGAACGCCTGCAGTGCGGCCCCGCGCAGGCGGCCGAGCAGCTCGCCACGCTGGCCGGCAAGGCAGGCGTGTCCCGGCTGGAGGTGGCCGCCGACCTCGTCAACGAGGTCGCCAGGGACCGCATCGGCGAGGCCGGCGAGTCCGACCCGGCGATCTCGGTACGGCTGCGCGCAGCCGAGAGCGCCGCGCTCGGGGCCCGCGACACCCAGGTGGTGGCCGTCGCGCTGCTGGAGCACGCGCTGGCCCCGCTCGGCGCCACGGCGGTGGCGGTGTGGGCGGCCGAGCCGGGAGCCGCGCTCAGCCTGGCCGGGTACGCCGGCTTCGGCCCGGAGGAGGCCAGGCGGTGGCGGCACGTCCCGCCGGGCGTGCTCACCCCTGCCGGGCGGTCGCTGACGGAGCGGCGGACGATCTGGCACGCCGACGCGGGCCTGCCCGCCGTCGGCCGGCCCGTCGCCGGCGGGGGCAGGGTCACGGTGCCGATGACGAGGGCCGGCCGGGTGCTCGGCGTGCTGGAGATCTGCTGGCCGCACGCGCTGCCCCCGCACCCGCCCAGGCTCGAACGGCAGATCGAGGCCATGGCCGAGCTGTGCGCGCACACGCTGGACGCGCCGTTCGCGCCGCTGGCGCCGTCCGCTCCCGCGCTGGCGGAGGTCGTGGACCTGGCCGACGCGCTGCCCGATCCCGCCCTGGTGCTGCAGGCGCACCTGGACGCCAGGGGCGAGCCGGCCGACTTCCGGATCAGGCACGTCAACGAGCGGATCTCGGGCGGCGACGGGCTGCTGCTGGAGGCGTACCCGCTGGTGGCGGGAGGGCTGCTGCTGGAGACCTACCCCCGGGCGGCGGGCGGGCTGCTCACGCGGCTGCTGCAGGTGCACGCCACGGGTCGGCCGTTCCGCGCCGAGCGGATGGCGCTCGGCCTGAGCACGACGGGGGTGGCCGACGTGAGCCTCACCCGGCACGGCGACAGCGTGCTGATGGTGTGGCGCGACCACGACGAGGACGCGCGGATGGCCGGGCTGCTGGCGCACGCCCAGCGGCTGGGCCGCATCGGCGGCTTCGAGGAGAATGGGGTGACCGGCCAGATCACCTGGAACGCCCAGCTCTACTCCCTGTACGGCCTGGCCCCCGGCGATCGCCCGGTCCCGCTGGAGCGGCTGCGCGACCACGCCCATCCCGACGACGAGGTCGCCATCGGCCGCTTCCTGCGCACGGTGCTGCACCACCGGCGGTTCGCGGCCGTGGCGTTCCGGCTGGTGCGCCCCGACGGGATCACCCGCCACATGCGGGTGGTGGCCGAGCCGGTCTTCGGGCCGGAGGGGCGGTTCATGGCGGTGCGGGGGGCGTACCAGGACATCTCCTCGCAGCACTGGACGGAGGTCGCGCTGGCGGTCACCCGCGACCAGCTCGCCCACACCGAGGAGCGCTCCGCCGCGAGCAACCGCCTGGCCCTGCAGCTCCAGCAGGCGATCATGCCGCCCTCGCACGGCACGATGGACTCCTTCGGCCTGCACATCGCCGTGCGTTACCGGCCGGCGCAGAAGGAGGACCTGGTCGGCGGCGACTGGTACGACGCGGTCGCGCTGCCGTCCCGGCGCGTGCTGCTGTCGGTGGGCGACGTGGCCGGGCACGGCGTGGAGGCGGCCACGGGCATGGTGATCCTGCGCAACGCGCTGCGCGGCCTGGCCACGACGGGCGCGGGCCCCGCGCAGATCATGGACTGGCTGAACCAGGTCGCCCACCACCTCGCCGACCGGATGACCGCGACCGCCGTGTGCGCCCTGTACGACCCGCCCACCCGCATGCTGCGCTGGGCCAGGGCCGGTCACCTGCCGCCCATCCTGCTGCGTGACGGGAGCGGCTCCGAGCTGCCCATGGTCAGGGGGCCGCTGCTGGGCGCGTTCACCGACGCCCGGTACGAGGAGGGCCGGCTCCAGCTGCGGGCCGAGGACACGCTGCTGCTGTACACCGACGGGCTGATCGAGCGGCGCGACCACAACCTGCGCCACGCCCAGGACCAGCTCCTGACCATCGCCAGGCGCTCCGCCGCGACGCTCGACCACCGCCTCGACGACCTGCTCACCCACTGCAACTCCGACACCGACGACGACACCTGCCTCATCGGCGTGCACCTGAGCTGA
- a CDS encoding DEAD/DEAH box helicase, whose amino-acid sequence MDFRNADLLLADARALLSEHASVRAQALHALDALRRDVARAGLDTVPVSRLKDVTGGRLRIGTLEKAGLATVRQVLEATPYELQLLPGIGARTAGQIHAAARQIEQAAAEAASLRLDVDRPDHHTTELVVALHRLVGAGPDLPRALDAAGDLAGRLAPLLAQARPARSRLRMMFTLPVRRRRAREAVEDLEALLDGAAATRLLLAQVTTDLLRPPARDFEAWADFETRSPEYFALLAELAGEPLGTGQGLLPDDLAAKVAAQPLDDSHRRVSLRGYQAFGARFALVQERVIIGDEMGLGKSIEAIAALAHLRATGGTHFLVVCPASVLINWVREIGSRSTLHAYPLHGPDRLAAQREWLRQGGVAVATLDGLHRLDGIELSELGMLVVDEAHYVKNPETKRSRAVAAWCGRARRVLFLTGTPMENRVEEFRTLIAYLRPDLAAGLRSSDVVAGAQAFRKAVAPVYLRRNQQDVLAELPERVEADEWVEFSGADFEAYREAVAAGNFMAMRRAAYAEPATSAKLKRLLELVEDAEANGLKVVVFSYFRAVLATVGAALDGRAHGPLSGDVSAERRQQVVDEFSAAAGHAVLLSQVQAGGVGLNLQAASVVILCEPQVKPSIEAQAAGRAHRMGQVRRVQVHRLLTVDSVDQRMLDILRRKSALFDAYARRSDLAESTGDAVDVSEQSLARQVVEEEQRRLLPG is encoded by the coding sequence GTGGACTTCAGGAACGCCGATCTGCTCCTGGCCGACGCGCGGGCCCTGCTGAGCGAGCACGCCTCCGTCCGCGCGCAGGCGCTGCACGCCCTCGACGCGCTGCGCCGCGACGTGGCCAGGGCCGGGCTGGACACGGTGCCGGTCTCGCGGCTGAAGGACGTGACCGGCGGGCGGCTGCGCATCGGCACGCTGGAGAAGGCCGGGCTCGCCACGGTGCGGCAGGTGCTGGAGGCCACGCCGTACGAGCTGCAGCTGTTGCCGGGGATCGGGGCGCGGACGGCGGGGCAGATCCACGCGGCCGCCCGGCAGATCGAGCAGGCCGCCGCCGAGGCCGCGAGCCTGCGGCTGGACGTGGACCGGCCCGACCACCACACCACGGAGCTGGTGGTCGCGCTGCACCGCCTGGTGGGGGCGGGACCGGACCTGCCGCGGGCGCTCGACGCCGCCGGCGACCTGGCCGGACGGCTGGCGCCGCTGCTGGCGCAGGCGCGGCCCGCGCGCAGCAGGCTGCGGATGATGTTCACGCTGCCCGTGCGGCGCCGGCGGGCCCGGGAGGCGGTCGAGGACCTCGAGGCCCTGCTGGACGGCGCCGCCGCGACGCGGCTGCTGCTCGCCCAGGTCACGACCGACCTGCTGCGCCCGCCGGCCCGCGACTTCGAGGCGTGGGCGGACTTCGAGACCCGCTCTCCGGAGTACTTCGCCCTGCTGGCGGAGCTGGCGGGCGAGCCGCTCGGCACCGGGCAGGGGCTGCTGCCGGACGACCTGGCGGCCAAGGTCGCCGCGCAGCCGCTGGACGACAGCCACCGGCGGGTGTCCCTGCGCGGCTACCAGGCGTTCGGGGCCCGCTTCGCGCTCGTCCAGGAGCGCGTGATCATCGGTGACGAGATGGGGCTGGGCAAGTCGATCGAGGCCATCGCGGCGCTGGCGCACCTGCGGGCCACCGGCGGCACGCACTTCCTGGTGGTCTGCCCGGCCAGCGTGCTGATCAACTGGGTGCGGGAGATCGGCTCGCGCAGCACCCTGCACGCCTACCCGCTGCACGGGCCCGACCGGCTCGCGGCCCAGCGGGAGTGGCTGCGGCAGGGCGGCGTCGCGGTGGCCACCCTGGACGGGCTGCACCGGCTGGACGGCATCGAGCTTTCGGAGCTCGGCATGCTGGTCGTGGACGAGGCCCACTACGTGAAGAACCCCGAGACCAAGCGGTCGCGGGCGGTCGCCGCCTGGTGCGGGCGGGCGCGGCGGGTGCTGTTCCTGACCGGCACGCCGATGGAGAACCGGGTGGAGGAGTTCCGGACGCTGATCGCGTACCTGCGGCCCGACCTGGCCGCCGGGCTGCGCAGCAGCGACGTGGTGGCGGGGGCGCAGGCGTTCCGCAAGGCGGTCGCGCCCGTCTACCTGCGGCGCAACCAGCAGGACGTGCTGGCCGAGCTGCCGGAGCGGGTGGAGGCCGACGAGTGGGTGGAGTTCAGCGGGGCCGACTTCGAGGCGTACAGGGAGGCGGTGGCCGCGGGCAACTTCATGGCCATGCGCCGCGCCGCCTACGCCGAGCCGGCCACCTCGGCCAAGCTCAAGCGGCTGCTGGAGCTGGTGGAGGACGCCGAGGCCAACGGGCTGAAGGTGGTGGTGTTCTCCTACTTCCGCGCGGTGCTCGCCACCGTGGGGGCGGCGCTGGACGGGCGGGCGCACGGGCCGCTGTCCGGGGACGTGAGCGCCGAGCGGCGGCAACAGGTGGTGGACGAGTTCTCCGCCGCCGCCGGGCACGCGGTGCTGCTCAGCCAGGTGCAGGCGGGCGGGGTGGGGCTGAACCTCCAGGCGGCGTCGGTGGTGATCCTGTGCGAGCCGCAGGTCAAGCCGAGCATCGAGGCGCAGGCGGCCGGGCGGGCGCACCGGATGGGGCAGGTGCGGCGGGTGCAGGTGCACCGGCTGCTCACCGTGGACTCGGTGGACCAGCGCATGCTGGACATCCTGCGCCGCAAGTCGGCGCTGTTCGACGCGTACGCCAGGCGCAGCGACCTGGCCGAGTCCACGGGCGACGCGGTGGACGTCTCGGAGCAGTCACTGGCCAGGCAGGTGGTCGAGGAGGAGCAGCGCCGCCTGCTGCCCGGCTGA
- a CDS encoding CHAT domain-containing protein, which yields MRDSGRAGTLREQAERLHRLSVEATDNGRPALAARRLRQALTLLGWTTPAGGTPGDDGLLARLLTSLAHAEAEQGRSELGMELLDEAQRRAPAGELAIVHAQRGLMHLRMGSSTQALRELDIAAPMLQLDGDRVELARVLLNRSVIHIATGRIRQARDDARRSAQLAHAHDHPVLAAKALHNDGYCDLLLGDVPAALSVFARVERLYQDVNPGFLPVLALDRARALLAVGLTDEAGHTLDQAIDGFRRQRLMQDYAEAELARAQCALDAGRHAEARDWARRAETHFRRRGSAAWARRAELMRLRSDLARGAAPRSVARRAWDLAARFAELDMPDDGEMARLVSVRALIAAGHLTAAASTATAPPPTPPPPDPAPHAPAPPPDAPPGEPPPHTPASASRAPSGGPPLDGPPPDGPPPDGILAAGAGQGPAPLSRTGGRPRGEPLDVRLMRRLAEAELAGAQGRRGQALRKVREGLALIDSHRGRLGSLDMLTGVAALGADLAAHGLRAALAGGSPRQVFAWSERCRAQAFRFRPTRAPEDERTAEALAELRQLAQQMHADEAAGHRRPALRRRCLELEQVIRERGWQLPGVGERLAPAPVAAVQEALADDGFAMVSLLNVGGGLLALVLVDGRCHLHRLSAYEPVAEAARRLAGDLNAQAGRNLRPALRAVIEASVERQLGVLAAALGAPLRQALSGARGIVLIPTMGLSAVPWGLLPGLRGRPLAVAPSALVWLAARRAAEPFVRDGSSSVLVAGPDLEHAEREIQRLGAVHPKARTLRGEQATVSATLSALDGASFAHFAAHGHHERENVLFSRLDLADGPLMAHDLQRLDRTPGHVVLSACDVGQAVVRAGDELLGFTAALLYLGTSTVISSLTRVPDAVAERVMTAYHRGVALGASPADALAAAGEGEPACTFVCFGAG from the coding sequence ATGCGCGACAGCGGGCGTGCGGGCACTCTCCGGGAGCAGGCGGAGCGCCTGCACAGGCTCAGCGTCGAGGCGACCGACAACGGCCGCCCGGCCCTTGCCGCCCGCAGGCTCCGCCAGGCCCTCACCCTGCTCGGCTGGACCACCCCTGCCGGCGGCACCCCCGGCGACGATGGCCTGCTCGCCCGTCTGCTGACCAGCCTCGCGCACGCCGAGGCCGAGCAGGGGCGCAGCGAGCTCGGGATGGAGCTGCTCGACGAGGCCCAGCGCCGCGCCCCCGCCGGAGAGCTGGCCATCGTGCACGCCCAGCGCGGCCTGATGCACCTGCGCATGGGCTCCAGCACCCAGGCGCTGCGCGAGCTGGACATCGCCGCCCCCATGCTGCAGCTCGACGGCGACCGCGTCGAGCTGGCCAGGGTGCTGCTCAACCGGTCGGTCATCCACATCGCCACCGGACGCATCCGTCAGGCCAGGGACGACGCCCGCAGGAGCGCCCAGCTCGCCCACGCCCACGACCATCCCGTGCTCGCGGCCAAGGCCCTGCACAACGACGGCTACTGCGACCTGCTGCTGGGCGACGTGCCGGCCGCGCTGAGCGTGTTCGCCCGGGTGGAGCGGCTCTACCAGGACGTCAACCCGGGCTTCCTGCCCGTGCTCGCGCTCGACCGGGCCCGCGCGCTGCTCGCCGTGGGCCTGACCGACGAGGCCGGGCACACGCTCGACCAGGCCATCGACGGCTTCCGCAGGCAACGCCTGATGCAGGACTACGCCGAGGCCGAGCTGGCCAGGGCCCAGTGCGCGCTCGACGCCGGGCGGCACGCCGAGGCCCGCGACTGGGCCAGGCGCGCGGAGACCCACTTCCGCCGCCGGGGCAGCGCGGCCTGGGCGCGGCGGGCGGAGCTCATGCGCCTGCGCTCCGACCTGGCCCGCGGTGCCGCTCCCCGGTCGGTGGCCAGGCGGGCCTGGGACCTGGCGGCCCGCTTCGCCGAGCTCGACATGCCCGACGACGGCGAGATGGCCCGCCTGGTCTCGGTACGCGCCCTCATCGCCGCCGGCCACCTCACCGCCGCCGCCTCCACCGCCACCGCCCCACCCCCGACCCCACCACCCCCCGATCCCGCGCCCCACGCCCCGGCCCCGCCACCCGACGCTCCACCGGGCGAGCCCCCGCCGCACACCCCGGCCTCTGCCTCGCGCGCGCCTTCGGGCGGGCCGCCCCTGGATGGGCCGCCGCCGGACGGGCCGCCGCCGGACGGCATACTGGCTGCGGGTGCGGGGCAGGGGCCGGCACCGTTGTCGCGTACGGGAGGGCGGCCGCGCGGGGAGCCGCTCGATGTGCGGCTGATGCGGCGGCTGGCGGAGGCCGAGCTGGCCGGGGCCCAGGGCCGGCGCGGGCAGGCGCTGCGCAAGGTGCGCGAAGGGCTGGCGCTCATCGACTCCCACCGCGGCAGGCTGGGCAGCCTCGACATGCTCACCGGCGTGGCCGCCCTGGGAGCCGACCTGGCCGCCCACGGGCTGAGGGCGGCCCTGGCGGGAGGCTCGCCGCGGCAGGTGTTCGCGTGGTCCGAGCGGTGCAGGGCGCAGGCGTTCAGGTTCCGGCCGACGCGGGCGCCCGAGGACGAGCGGACCGCCGAGGCGCTGGCCGAGCTGCGCCAGCTCGCCCAGCAGATGCACGCCGACGAGGCCGCCGGCCACCGCCGCCCGGCCCTGCGCAGGCGCTGCCTGGAGCTGGAGCAGGTGATCAGGGAACGCGGCTGGCAGCTCCCGGGCGTCGGCGAGCGGCTGGCCCCCGCCCCGGTCGCGGCGGTGCAGGAGGCGCTGGCCGACGACGGGTTCGCCATGGTGAGCCTGCTGAACGTGGGCGGCGGGCTGCTCGCCCTGGTGCTCGTGGACGGCCGCTGCCACCTGCACAGGCTCAGCGCGTACGAACCGGTGGCGGAGGCGGCGCGCCGCCTGGCGGGCGACCTCAACGCCCAGGCCGGACGCAACCTGCGGCCCGCGCTGAGAGCGGTGATCGAGGCGTCCGTCGAGCGCCAGCTCGGCGTGCTCGCCGCCGCGCTGGGAGCACCGCTGCGGCAGGCGCTGTCCGGCGCCAGGGGCATCGTGCTGATCCCGACCATGGGCCTGTCCGCCGTGCCGTGGGGACTGCTGCCCGGCCTGCGCGGCAGGCCGCTGGCGGTGGCGCCGTCCGCGCTGGTCTGGCTGGCGGCCAGGCGCGCCGCGGAGCCGTTCGTCCGGGACGGCAGCTCCTCCGTCCTGGTCGCCGGGCCCGACCTGGAGCACGCCGAGCGGGAGATCCAGCGGCTGGGCGCGGTGCATCCGAAGGCACGCACGCTGCGGGGCGAGCAGGCCACCGTGTCGGCCACCCTGTCCGCGCTCGACGGCGCGTCCTTCGCCCACTTCGCCGCCCACGGCCACCACGAGCGCGAGAACGTGCTTTTCTCCCGCCTGGACCTGGCCGACGGCCCCCTGATGGCCCACGACTTGCAGCGCCTGGACCGGACGCCGGGACACGTGGTGCTGTCGGCGTGCGACGTCGGCCAGGCGGTGGTCAGGGCGGGCGACGAGCTGCTGGGCTTCACCGCGGCCCTGCTCTACCTCGGCACGTCCACCGTGATCTCCAGCCTCACCCGCGTGCCCGACGCCGTGGCCGAGCGGGTCATGACGGCCTACCACCGGGGCGTGGCACTCGGCGCGTCCCCCGCCGACGCGCTCGCGGCGGCCGGGGAAGGGGAGCCCGCGTGCACGTTCGTCTGCTTCGGCGCGGGCTGA